One Niabella beijingensis DNA window includes the following coding sequences:
- a CDS encoding xylulokinase: MLLLGIDVGTSSVKVSVVDGATQQTIASAQYPETEREIIALQSGWAEQSPERWWNDVKDAIKKLHETGKYNRNDIGAIGISYQMHGLVLLDKAGNVLRNSIIWCDSRAVPYGNRAFEGLGTDYCLSRLLNSPGNFTAAKLAWVKEMEPELYKKIDKIMLPGDFIAQRLTGSITTTPSALSEGIFWDFLNARLSADIMDFFDFDEKLIPQIGDVFATHGSLTREAAEELFLKAGIPVSYKAGDQPNNALSLNVLEPGDVAATAGTSGVIYGVSDRPVSDPRSRINSFAHVNYSKEQERIGVLLCINGTGILNRWIRNLNGGFSYHKMNELAETIRPGSEGLSILPFGNGAERMLNNRIIGAHLHNIDLNKHSNAHILRAAQEGIAFAFRYGLDIMRSNGMNPSVIKAGKANMFLSPVFTEAFVNVTNVPVELYNCDGSVGAALGAGIGCGYFRNTGEAFQKREALSIIQPVQTRLYDELYTEWRNLLDKHMEQQGADTGVGCVRKYL, translated from the coding sequence ATGTTACTATTAGGAATCGATGTAGGAACTTCCTCTGTTAAAGTTTCGGTAGTGGATGGTGCTACTCAGCAAACCATTGCTTCCGCCCAATATCCGGAAACGGAACGGGAGATCATAGCGCTGCAATCCGGTTGGGCAGAGCAGTCGCCCGAACGCTGGTGGAATGACGTAAAGGACGCGATTAAAAAACTGCATGAAACAGGCAAATACAACAGGAACGATATCGGCGCTATCGGGATATCGTATCAAATGCATGGTTTGGTATTGTTAGATAAAGCGGGTAATGTGCTGCGCAATAGCATTATCTGGTGTGATAGCCGTGCTGTTCCATATGGAAACCGCGCTTTTGAAGGTCTGGGCACAGACTATTGTTTGTCGCGTCTTTTAAATTCTCCCGGAAATTTTACGGCAGCAAAACTGGCCTGGGTTAAGGAAATGGAACCGGAGCTCTACAAAAAAATCGATAAAATAATGTTGCCCGGCGATTTTATAGCGCAGCGGCTCACCGGCAGCATCACAACCACGCCTTCTGCCTTATCGGAAGGCATCTTCTGGGATTTTTTAAATGCCCGGTTATCAGCAGATATCATGGATTTTTTTGATTTCGATGAAAAGCTTATTCCTCAAATCGGCGATGTATTTGCAACACATGGCAGTCTGACCAGGGAAGCCGCGGAAGAGCTATTCTTAAAAGCAGGTATCCCTGTATCGTATAAGGCCGGTGACCAGCCAAACAATGCGCTGTCACTGAATGTGCTCGAACCGGGCGATGTGGCCGCCACTGCCGGTACATCAGGCGTTATTTATGGAGTGAGTGACCGGCCTGTCAGCGACCCCCGGAGCCGGATCAATAGCTTTGCCCATGTCAATTACAGCAAGGAGCAGGAGCGAATTGGTGTACTGCTTTGTATCAATGGAACCGGCATTTTGAATCGCTGGATCAGAAACTTAAATGGCGGATTTTCCTATCATAAAATGAATGAGCTGGCGGAAACCATACGACCCGGAAGTGAAGGCCTGTCGATATTGCCCTTTGGCAATGGCGCGGAGCGTATGCTGAACAATAGGATCATCGGAGCCCATCTGCATAATATCGATCTGAATAAGCACAGCAATGCGCATATATTACGGGCAGCACAGGAAGGAATCGCTTTTGCGTTCCGATATGGGTTGGATATAATGCGCAGCAATGGCATGAATCCTTCGGTAATCAAAGCGGGCAAGGCCAATATGTTTTTAAGTCCTGTATTTACAGAAGCCTTTGTAAACGTTACCAACGTGCCGGTAGAACTCTACAACTGCGATGGAAGTGTAGGAGCGGCGCTCGGTGCAGGTATAGGATGCGGCTATTTTCGTAACACCGGAGAGGCCTTTCAGAAACGTGAAGCGCTTTCCATTATTCAACCGGTGCAAACCCGGTTATATGATGAGCTGTATACAGAATGGAGAAACCTGCTGGATAAGCATATGGAACAGCAGGGGGCGGATACGGGTGTAGGATGTGTACGGAAATACCTGTAG
- a CDS encoding glycoside hydrolase family 43 protein: MPEESIEHLNFDELNSKAISEPLVTHIYTADPSAHLFNGKIYIYPSHDIDAGDAFDDLGSHFAMEDYHVISMDTPASEAVDNGIALHVNNVPWAEKQLWAPDAQEKDGKYYLFFPAKGYDGIFKIGVAISDVPTGPFKPQAEAIKGSFSIDPAVFKEEDGSYYMYFGGIWGGQLQRWRSGSFNAADPESPFAHLPADDQPALCAKIAKLTDDLLEFAEPARDVVILDEQGQPLLQGDTERRFFEASWLHKHNGRYYFSYSTGDTHFICYAIGDNPYGPFTYSGRILNPVVGWTSHHSVCKFSGEWYLFYHDSSLSKGITHLRSIKMVRLIHDENGFIKTIHPYNDLNVLA; this comes from the coding sequence ATGCCGGAAGAAAGCATTGAGCATTTGAATTTTGATGAGCTAAACAGTAAAGCCATCTCAGAACCGCTGGTAACGCATATTTACACTGCCGATCCGTCGGCGCACCTGTTCAATGGGAAGATATATATTTATCCTTCACATGATATAGATGCCGGGGATGCATTCGATGACCTGGGCAGCCATTTTGCCATGGAGGATTACCACGTGATCTCTATGGATACCCCCGCATCCGAAGCGGTTGATAACGGTATTGCGCTGCACGTAAACAATGTGCCCTGGGCCGAAAAACAGTTGTGGGCGCCCGATGCACAGGAAAAAGACGGAAAATACTACTTGTTTTTCCCGGCAAAGGGCTATGACGGTATTTTTAAAATTGGTGTTGCCATAAGCGATGTGCCAACCGGGCCGTTTAAGCCACAGGCAGAAGCCATAAAGGGCAGCTTTTCGATCGATCCCGCTGTTTTTAAAGAGGAGGATGGAAGCTACTATATGTACTTCGGCGGTATATGGGGCGGGCAGCTGCAACGCTGGCGCAGCGGCAGTTTTAACGCTGCGGATCCGGAAAGTCCGTTTGCCCATTTGCCGGCTGATGACCAGCCGGCCCTGTGTGCAAAAATTGCAAAGCTAACTGACGACCTGCTGGAGTTTGCCGAACCGGCCAGGGATGTGGTCATACTTGATGAACAGGGGCAGCCTTTATTACAGGGCGACACCGAAAGAAGGTTTTTCGAAGCAAGCTGGCTCCATAAACACAATGGCAGGTACTATTTTTCCTATTCAACGGGTGATACGCATTTTATTTGTTATGCCATTGGCGACAATCCTTATGGACCTTTCACCTATTCCGGCAGAATATTAAATCCCGTAGTGGGATGGACCTCGCATCATTCCGTTTGTAAATTTTCCGGCGAATGGTATCTGTTCTATCATGACAGCAGTCTGAGTAAAGGTATTACGCATTTACGCAGCATTAAAATGGTCCGGTTAATACACGATGAAAACGGATTTATAAAGACAATTCATCCCTATAATGATTTGAACGTGCTGGCCTGA
- the xylA gene encoding xylose isomerase has protein sequence MSIILGDHEYFKGVPAIQYEGLESDNPLAFRWYDENRIVAGKTLKEHFRFACAYWHSFCNDGNDPFGPGTHVFDWNLKADPVERAKDKMDAAFEFITKMNLPFYCFHDVDLVDYGPDIKENDRRLEALVDYAKQKQAESDVKLLWGTANVFSNPRYMNGASTNPDFHVLSHAAAQVKAAIDATIELGGEGYVFWGGREGYMTLLNTDMKREKEHLARFLHTAKDYARKNGFKGTFLIEPKPMEPTKHQYDFDSETVIGFLRQWDLLDDFKINIEVNHATLAGHTFQHELQVAADAGVLGSLDANRGDYQNGWDTDQFPNNLNELTEAMLIFLETGGLKGGGINFDAKIRRASTDLNDLFYAHIGGMDTFARALITADAVLNKSDYKQVRAERYASFNSGKGREFEQGKLSLEELRAYAIEAGEPASKSGRQEYLENIINRYI, from the coding sequence ATGAGTATTATTCTAGGAGATCATGAATACTTTAAAGGTGTTCCTGCAATACAATATGAAGGTCTGGAAAGTGATAATCCGCTGGCTTTTCGGTGGTATGATGAAAACCGGATAGTAGCCGGTAAGACTTTAAAAGAACATTTTCGTTTTGCATGTGCTTACTGGCATTCGTTCTGCAATGACGGTAACGACCCTTTTGGTCCCGGCACCCATGTATTCGATTGGAATCTAAAGGCAGATCCCGTGGAACGCGCCAAAGACAAGATGGATGCGGCTTTTGAGTTTATCACTAAAATGAACCTTCCGTTCTATTGTTTTCACGATGTCGATCTTGTAGATTACGGGCCAGATATCAAAGAAAATGACAGGCGCTTAGAGGCCCTGGTAGACTATGCTAAACAAAAACAGGCCGAAAGCGATGTAAAGTTATTGTGGGGCACCGCCAATGTATTTTCCAATCCACGTTATATGAACGGCGCCTCCACCAATCCTGATTTTCATGTATTATCCCATGCGGCGGCGCAAGTAAAAGCGGCAATCGATGCTACCATAGAACTGGGCGGGGAGGGTTATGTGTTTTGGGGGGGCAGAGAAGGGTATATGACCCTGCTAAACACCGATATGAAACGGGAAAAAGAACATTTAGCCCGCTTCCTGCACACCGCCAAAGATTATGCGAGGAAAAATGGTTTTAAAGGTACGTTCTTAATAGAACCCAAACCCATGGAGCCCACCAAACACCAGTACGATTTTGACAGTGAAACCGTAATTGGTTTTTTACGCCAGTGGGATTTGCTGGACGATTTCAAAATAAACATCGAAGTAAACCATGCTACCCTGGCAGGTCATACCTTTCAGCACGAGCTGCAGGTAGCCGCCGATGCGGGCGTATTAGGTTCGCTGGATGCCAACCGCGGCGACTATCAAAATGGCTGGGATACCGACCAGTTCCCTAATAATTTAAACGAGCTCACCGAAGCAATGTTAATCTTCCTGGAAACCGGCGGACTGAAGGGAGGAGGAATCAACTTCGATGCCAAGATCCGCAGGGCATCCACAGATCTGAATGACCTGTTTTATGCACATATCGGCGGAATGGACACATTTGCAAGAGCGCTGATTACGGCTGATGCCGTATTAAACAAATCAGACTATAAACAGGTCCGGGCGGAACGTTATGCCTCTTTCAACAGCGGTAAAGGCCGGGAATTTGAACAAGGAAAGCTTTCCCTGGAAGAGCTGCGTGCCTATGCCATTGAAGCCGGCGAACCCGCCAGCAAAAGTGGTAGACAGGAATACCTGGAGAATATTATCAACAGGTACATTTAG
- a CDS encoding MFS transporter: MSTNAPAQVKKLSIIEKAGYSLGDLAANLVFQTLVTYLAFFYTDIYGLKPEDASVITLVVGLVAGFIFNPVIGAIADRTRSKWGKFRPWILFTAIPLGICALLAFSTPDFSYKGKMIYAAATYSLLLLLYAANNLPYSALSGVITGNMSERNSISSYRFVAVMFAQFFVQVFMLPIILAVGKGDKAAGIETVMTWLAIIGTVLLLITFFTTRERVIPTAEQESGLKEDLKDLFKNRPWIIMLLVTTLVFITLAVKGGSYVYYFNNYVDKERLELFISPITDFFNLIGMNFFGEDPRSAGFGLFNAGGIIMMIIGITVSKKLADKYGKRDVFLTSLFLSTLFILFFIFYPPKSVGLMFFSQILHGFFYGISTPLLWAMIADVADYSEWKNNRRATAIIFSAMMVGLKVGLSVGSALVASIIGHYGYISVEGKQQVVQPATVATGARMLVSIFPSIPFFLACGLLFFYTIDKKMEGQIESDLKQKRSF; the protein is encoded by the coding sequence ATGAGTACAAATGCTCCTGCGCAGGTAAAGAAACTTTCAATAATTGAAAAGGCCGGCTACAGCCTGGGTGATCTTGCTGCGAACCTGGTATTTCAGACATTAGTCACCTACCTGGCTTTTTTTTACACCGATATATACGGGCTTAAACCTGAAGATGCATCCGTAATTACACTTGTAGTAGGATTGGTTGCCGGTTTTATCTTTAACCCGGTTATCGGTGCTATAGCAGACAGGACGCGGTCGAAATGGGGCAAATTTCGCCCCTGGATTTTATTTACTGCCATTCCACTGGGTATATGTGCTTTGTTAGCGTTCAGCACCCCGGATTTTTCTTATAAAGGAAAAATGATCTATGCAGCAGCGACCTATTCTTTGTTATTGCTTTTATATGCTGCCAATAATTTGCCCTATTCTGCCCTGAGTGGTGTAATTACCGGCAACATGAGCGAAAGAAACAGCATCTCTTCCTACCGGTTTGTAGCGGTAATGTTCGCCCAGTTTTTTGTGCAGGTGTTCATGCTTCCGATCATTTTAGCGGTAGGGAAGGGAGATAAAGCTGCGGGGATTGAAACGGTAATGACCTGGCTGGCCATCATCGGTACTGTATTGCTGCTGATTACCTTTTTCACTACCAGGGAGCGGGTTATTCCTACAGCGGAACAGGAGTCTGGCCTGAAAGAAGATTTAAAAGACCTGTTCAAAAACAGACCCTGGATCATTATGCTGCTGGTGACCACACTTGTTTTTATTACTTTGGCGGTAAAGGGAGGCTCCTATGTATATTATTTCAATAACTATGTGGACAAAGAGCGCCTTGAGCTTTTTATTTCGCCTATTACCGATTTTTTTAACCTCATTGGTATGAATTTTTTTGGAGAAGATCCGAGATCTGCCGGCTTTGGGTTATTTAATGCAGGGGGGATTATCATGATGATTATCGGTATCACGGTTTCTAAAAAGCTGGCGGATAAGTATGGGAAACGGGATGTATTCCTCACTTCACTATTCCTTTCAACATTATTCATACTTTTCTTTATTTTCTATCCGCCTAAGTCTGTTGGATTGATGTTTTTTTCCCAGATCCTGCATGGCTTTTTTTATGGGATCAGCACTCCGCTTTTATGGGCCATGATTGCTGATGTGGCGGATTATTCGGAATGGAAAAATAACCGCAGGGCCACTGCCATAATTTTCTCAGCGATGATGGTCGGGCTGAAAGTAGGGCTAAGTGTTGGCAGTGCATTGGTAGCCTCTATTATCGGGCATTACGGATATATTTCTGTGGAAGGGAAACAGCAGGTAGTACAGCCCGCTACGGTTGCCACAGGTGCCAGAATGCTGGTGAGTATATTTCCGTCCATCCCGTTTTTCCTTGCCTGCGGATTATTGTTTTTTTATACTATTGATAAGAAAATGGAAGGACAGATAGAATCAGATCTGAAGCAAAAACGTTCTTTTTAA
- a CDS encoding endo-1,4-beta-xylanase: MNKLFSFFITAALISGCAGTRQIRSVTASLKDMYKNDFLIGAAVSWQQVEGKDPAAFNLISRQFNTITPENIMKEEELRPAWGEYDFSRADRFIDFAKAHHLQVNGHTLIWHSQMPAFARSIESVDSFRTFFTDHIRKVAGRYSGKVQSWDVVNEALNEDGTLRKSPFLNKLGDNYIADAFKLTNEVSPGTDLYYNDYNNEQPEKRAGCIALIKKIQQAGVRIDGVGIQGHWHVGKVPFKEIEESILEYAALGIKVAITELDIEVLPRNFTGAEVSQQMKTETNSNPYVKELPETVQKQIADDYGRLFKLLLKHKDKIARVTFWGVHDGQSWLNDWPIPGRTNYPLLFDRNGKPKPAFYSVIAASKR, encoded by the coding sequence ATGAACAAATTATTTTCCTTCTTTATAACAGCAGCCCTTATAAGTGGCTGCGCGGGAACCAGGCAGATAAGAAGTGTTACCGCGAGCTTAAAAGACATGTATAAAAATGACTTTTTGATAGGCGCAGCAGTAAGCTGGCAACAGGTTGAAGGGAAAGATCCTGCTGCCTTCAACCTGATTTCCCGGCAGTTTAATACGATTACACCCGAAAATATTATGAAGGAGGAAGAGTTAAGACCTGCATGGGGAGAATATGATTTCTCCAGGGCTGACAGATTTATAGATTTTGCAAAAGCACACCATCTCCAGGTAAACGGTCATACGCTGATATGGCATAGCCAGATGCCCGCATTTGCCCGGAGTATAGAAAGCGTTGATTCTTTTCGTACATTTTTTACCGATCATATAAGGAAAGTGGCAGGCCGTTACAGCGGTAAAGTACAATCCTGGGATGTAGTAAACGAAGCACTAAATGAAGACGGTACCCTGCGAAAATCCCCCTTTTTAAATAAGCTTGGTGATAATTATATAGCGGATGCTTTTAAATTGACAAATGAGGTTTCTCCTGGTACCGATTTATATTATAATGATTATAATAATGAACAGCCTGAAAAACGCGCAGGTTGCATCGCCCTTATAAAGAAAATCCAGCAGGCGGGCGTCAGAATAGACGGTGTAGGTATACAGGGCCATTGGCATGTTGGTAAAGTTCCTTTTAAGGAGATCGAAGAAAGTATATTAGAGTATGCGGCCTTGGGCATAAAAGTGGCTATTACTGAACTGGATATTGAAGTGCTGCCCCGCAATTTTACAGGTGCCGAAGTCAGCCAGCAGATGAAAACGGAAACCAATTCCAATCCCTATGTGAAGGAGCTGCCCGAAACTGTACAAAAGCAAATAGCGGATGATTACGGGCGACTTTTTAAATTATTGCTCAAGCATAAAGATAAAATAGCACGCGTTACCTTTTGGGGCGTGCATGATGGGCAAAGCTGGCTGAATGACTGGCCCATACCCGGCAGAACCAATTACCCGCTTTTGTTTGACAGGAACGGTAAGCCCAAACCCGCATTTTATAGCGTAATAGCAGCAAGTAAAAGATAA
- a CDS encoding LacI family DNA-binding transcriptional regulator produces the protein MSVKKEVTIYDLADELNISVATVSRALKDDPVVSKKTKKKIYELAEKRGYRTNYFARSLRKQVTNTIGFMIHELNSNFANSVLLGVEKVTTEAGYDLIIAHSSESYEKEVANAKNLFNKRVDGLIAALSFDTKNYDHFKWFSDKGVPVVFFDRVEQGNGNTVVVIDNYKCGYEATRHLIGQGCRHIAHVSSNLARNVYADRYRGYRDALRDAGLPFDENLVLIDNLSENAGIVSAKKILEMNPVPDGVFITNDFVAAAFIKTLKEHNVGVPGDIAVVGFNNDAIGHLIEPSLTTVNYPGIEMGEVAARALINHLKGTSDIKQIDTVIINSGLIIRQSSLKRTEL, from the coding sequence ATGTCAGTAAAGAAGGAAGTTACTATTTATGATCTTGCAGATGAATTAAATATATCTGTTGCAACGGTCAGCAGGGCATTGAAAGACGATCCTGTTGTCAGCAAAAAAACAAAAAAGAAGATTTATGAACTTGCTGAAAAAAGGGGATACCGGACGAACTATTTTGCCCGTAGCCTACGTAAACAGGTAACCAATACCATTGGATTTATGATCCATGAGCTGAACAGCAATTTTGCCAATTCGGTTTTATTAGGAGTAGAAAAAGTAACAACAGAAGCAGGTTATGATTTGATCATAGCCCACTCTTCAGAAAGTTATGAAAAAGAAGTGGCAAATGCCAAAAACCTCTTTAATAAACGGGTTGACGGCCTGATTGCGGCTTTGTCTTTTGATACGAAAAATTATGATCATTTTAAATGGTTTTCGGATAAAGGAGTACCGGTTGTCTTTTTCGACCGCGTGGAGCAAGGCAATGGCAACACCGTGGTGGTAATCGATAATTATAAATGTGGTTATGAAGCGACCAGGCATTTAATCGGACAGGGATGCAGACACATCGCGCATGTCAGCTCTAATTTGGCCAGGAATGTCTATGCGGACCGTTACAGGGGCTACCGGGACGCATTGCGGGATGCAGGACTGCCCTTTGATGAAAATCTGGTACTGATCGACAATTTAAGTGAAAACGCCGGTATTGTTTCTGCTAAGAAAATCCTTGAGATGAATCCCGTCCCCGATGGTGTATTTATTACCAATGATTTTGTGGCCGCGGCGTTTATAAAAACCTTAAAGGAACATAATGTTGGGGTGCCTGGTGATATTGCAGTCGTCGGGTTTAATAACGATGCCATAGGACATCTGATCGAACCTTCGCTTACTACTGTCAATTATCCCGGAATTGAAATGGGAGAGGTTGCCGCCCGGGCGCTCATCAATCATTTAAAAGGTACAAGCGATATAAAACAGATCGACACCGTAATTATTAACTCGGGACTAATCATTCGCCAGTCTTCGTTAAAAAGAACAGAGTTATAA
- a CDS encoding alpha-glucuronidase family glycosyl hydrolase, whose amino-acid sequence MKRSFLFFALLMFSGVCRAEDGYRLWLRYNKIENAAMLHQYRSNISGIAAHEASATLMIAKKELQSALEHLLDAKIADQQEAGDKTVVLGTPQTSPVINRLLRSVNFNLGKEGYAILTKKNDGKKITMIAANTDIGVLYGTFAFLRLIQTFQSIDELSIVSVPKIQHRVLNHWDNLNRSVERGYAGISIWNWHTLPGYIDQRYIDYARANASIGINGTVLTNVNANSLVLTRPYLEKVKALADVFRPYGIQVYLTAKFNAPVEIGGLKTADPLNAEVKNWWAKKCDDIYELIPDFGGFLIKANSEGQPGPQGYGRTHADGANMFADVLAPHGGMVMWRAFVYDARVQKEEEHFSEGATGHSSDIAAEDRFKQAYDEFKPLDGKFRKNVLVQVKNGPIDFQPREPFSPLLGAMPQTNLALEFQLTQEYLGQGTHLVYEAPLFKECLNADTYIRGEGSTVAKVIDGSLQRSTITAIAGVANIGNDINWTAHPFGQANWYAFGRLAWNHDLSSEEIAEEWLKQTFTNDGQFVAKVKDIMMGSREAAVNYMTPLGLHHIMGTGHHYGPAPWVANAGRADWNPVYYHKADQTGLGFDRTATGSNALAQYAPRVQQQWGNRNTCDEKFILWFHHVPWNFRMKSGKTLWGELCDKYYAGAAAVRWMEQQWDGLRKYVDRQRFEQVRMLLKIQEKEAVWWRNACLLYFQTFSKQPIPGQNEPPRESLDDYKRLRFPLAPGINNVN is encoded by the coding sequence ATGAAAAGAAGTTTTTTGTTTTTCGCATTGCTGATGTTCTCCGGTGTTTGCCGCGCAGAAGATGGTTATCGACTTTGGCTGAGGTATAATAAGATAGAAAATGCAGCAATGCTTCATCAATACAGGAGCAATATCTCTGGTATTGCTGCGCACGAGGCCTCCGCTACCTTAATGATCGCAAAAAAGGAACTCCAGTCAGCGTTAGAGCATCTACTGGATGCTAAAATTGCAGATCAGCAGGAGGCAGGGGACAAAACTGTAGTACTGGGAACACCGCAAACCTCACCGGTGATAAATCGGTTGCTGCGCTCGGTTAATTTTAATCTGGGCAAAGAGGGCTATGCGATTCTTACGAAAAAGAATGATGGCAAAAAAATAACGATGATTGCGGCCAATACTGATATCGGTGTTTTATATGGAACCTTTGCATTTTTACGTTTAATACAGACCTTTCAATCCATTGATGAACTTTCAATAGTAAGTGTTCCTAAAATTCAGCACCGGGTGCTGAACCATTGGGATAATTTAAACCGTAGCGTAGAGCGGGGGTACGCTGGCATTTCTATATGGAACTGGCATACGTTACCGGGTTATATAGATCAGCGTTATATCGATTATGCAAGAGCAAATGCTTCCATAGGAATTAATGGAACAGTACTGACCAATGTAAATGCCAATTCCCTTGTATTAACAAGGCCGTATCTTGAAAAAGTGAAGGCGCTTGCAGATGTATTCAGACCCTACGGTATCCAAGTATATTTAACCGCAAAGTTCAACGCACCGGTAGAGATCGGCGGGCTAAAAACAGCAGACCCCCTGAACGCTGAAGTGAAAAACTGGTGGGCAAAAAAATGTGATGACATTTACGAGTTGATTCCTGATTTTGGTGGCTTTTTGATAAAAGCGAATTCTGAAGGGCAACCGGGCCCTCAGGGCTATGGAAGAACACATGCCGATGGAGCAAATATGTTTGCCGATGTACTGGCGCCACATGGGGGTATGGTAATGTGGCGCGCTTTTGTTTACGACGCCCGGGTACAGAAAGAAGAAGAACATTTTTCGGAAGGCGCCACCGGGCATAGCAGCGACATAGCTGCCGAAGACCGGTTCAAGCAGGCTTACGATGAGTTTAAGCCGCTGGATGGAAAATTCAGGAAAAATGTGCTGGTGCAGGTAAAAAACGGTCCGATTGATTTTCAGCCCCGGGAACCCTTCTCGCCCTTACTGGGCGCTATGCCTCAAACCAACCTCGCCTTGGAGTTCCAGTTGACGCAGGAATACCTGGGACAGGGAACGCACCTGGTTTATGAGGCGCCCTTGTTTAAAGAATGCCTGAACGCAGATACCTATATCAGGGGAGAGGGATCAACTGTTGCAAAGGTGATTGATGGTTCATTGCAACGCAGTACGATTACGGCTATAGCGGGCGTGGCAAATATTGGAAATGATATTAATTGGACGGCACATCCCTTTGGCCAGGCAAACTGGTATGCCTTCGGCAGGCTCGCGTGGAACCATGATCTGTCATCGGAGGAGATTGCAGAAGAATGGTTAAAGCAAACCTTTACCAACGATGGACAGTTTGTCGCAAAAGTAAAAGATATCATGATGGGCTCCCGCGAAGCGGCAGTGAATTATATGACACCATTAGGACTGCATCATATTATGGGGACCGGGCACCACTACGGGCCTGCACCCTGGGTTGCCAACGCGGGAAGGGCAGACTGGAACCCGGTTTATTATCACAAAGCGGATCAAACGGGTTTAGGATTTGACCGAACAGCAACCGGTAGCAATGCACTGGCACAATATGCGCCCCGGGTACAACAACAATGGGGTAACAGGAACACCTGCGATGAAAAGTTTATACTGTGGTTCCATCATGTTCCCTGGAATTTCAGAATGAAAAGTGGCAAGACCCTTTGGGGGGAACTTTGCGATAAATATTACGCTGGAGCAGCCGCAGTAAGATGGATGGAGCAGCAATGGGACGGCCTCAGGAAGTATGTGGACCGGCAACGGTTTGAACAGGTACGAATGCTTTTAAAGATCCAGGAAAAAGAAGCTGTGTGGTGGCGGAATGCGTGTTTATTATATTTTCAAACATTTTCGAAACAACCAATACCGGGGCAAAACGAACCACCTCGTGAAAGCCTGGACGATTATAAACGTCTCAGGTTTCCCCTTGCCCCGGGTATTAATAATGTAAACTAA
- a CDS encoding SDR family NAD(P)-dependent oxidoreductase: protein MEPKRKIAIVTGGGSGLGNAIARKFLQNDIETIIVGRNAGKLQEAGEHLDRLCHAKVLDITDFGAIPAFVDTVAEEFGRIDILVNNAGINMKKDFETVTDEEFQKIMNTNVNAVFALSREVTKYMLQAGSGCIINISSMAALYGLPKVIAYSASKSAVDGMTRAMAVELAPGGIRVNSIAPGFIYSDMTDKALNSDPDRKARVFARTPMGKMGQPEDIARAALYLASDAAEYVTGITLPVDGGNSIGF from the coding sequence GTGGAACCTAAAAGAAAAATTGCAATTGTAACGGGTGGCGGCTCGGGCCTGGGGAATGCGATTGCCCGCAAATTTCTGCAAAATGATATTGAAACCATTATTGTGGGGCGGAATGCCGGTAAACTGCAAGAAGCCGGAGAACATCTTGATCGCTTATGTCATGCAAAAGTACTGGATATAACTGATTTTGGCGCTATACCTGCCTTCGTGGATACGGTAGCCGAGGAGTTTGGACGCATTGACATACTGGTCAATAACGCGGGTATTAATATGAAGAAGGACTTTGAAACGGTAACCGATGAGGAGTTTCAGAAAATAATGAATACAAATGTGAATGCAGTGTTTGCTTTGAGCCGGGAGGTGACAAAATACATGTTACAGGCTGGTTCCGGTTGTATCATCAATATCAGTTCTATGGCGGCGTTATATGGATTACCCAAAGTGATAGCATATAGCGCCTCCAAATCAGCCGTTGACGGAATGACAAGGGCAATGGCCGTGGAATTAGCGCCCGGGGGTATCCGGGTTAATTCGATAGCTCCGGGATTTATTTATTCAGACATGACAGACAAAGCCCTGAACAGTGATCCCGATCGTAAGGCACGGGTATTTGCCCGTACCCCAATGGGCAAAATGGGGCAGCCTGAGGACATCGCCCGGGCGGCGCTTTACCTTGCAAGTGATGCCGCGGAATATGTTACCGGCATTACATTGCCTGTAGATGGCGGCAATAGTATTGGCTTCTAA